Proteins co-encoded in one Pseudarthrobacter chlorophenolicus A6 genomic window:
- a CDS encoding motility protein A, with amino-acid sequence MDPATIIGLFLAFGSVYVMVTLEGAHVEALLLPAPMVLVFGATLAVGLAGNTLRDVIQAFKDLPRAFVAKPAKPQDSIELLVGYAEKARSEGLLALEDEAGTAKDPFVSRALQNIADGTDADELRTLMEDEIDTKMRRDRISSKFFASLGGYAPTIGIIGTVVSLTHVLENLSTPDHLGPMIATAFVATLWGLVSANFLWLPFSSRLKRLSDLEIEQMTLLMEGMLAVQNGTQPLLLAERLRAMVPANQLGKSGGKGKGKGKEQATEGLADLGRAA; translated from the coding sequence ATGGATCCCGCAACAATCATTGGACTCTTCCTGGCCTTCGGGTCCGTCTACGTCATGGTCACCCTGGAGGGGGCCCACGTCGAAGCGCTGCTGCTGCCTGCCCCCATGGTCCTCGTCTTCGGCGCCACCCTGGCCGTTGGACTGGCGGGCAACACCCTCCGTGATGTCATCCAGGCCTTCAAGGACCTGCCCAGGGCGTTCGTGGCCAAGCCGGCCAAGCCGCAGGACAGCATCGAACTCCTGGTGGGATACGCAGAGAAAGCCCGCAGCGAAGGGCTTCTGGCACTGGAGGATGAAGCCGGCACGGCGAAGGACCCGTTCGTGTCCCGGGCGCTGCAGAACATCGCCGACGGCACGGACGCCGACGAGCTGCGCACGCTCATGGAAGATGAGATCGACACCAAGATGCGCCGCGACCGGATCTCCAGCAAGTTCTTCGCCAGCCTGGGCGGCTACGCCCCCACCATCGGCATCATCGGCACCGTAGTGTCCCTGACCCATGTCCTTGAAAATCTGTCCACACCGGACCACCTCGGGCCAATGATCGCCACCGCCTTCGTGGCAACCCTGTGGGGCCTGGTGTCCGCGAACTTCCTGTGGCTGCCGTTCAGTTCCCGGCTCAAGCGCCTCTCGGACCTGGAAATCGAACAGATGACCTTGCTGATGGAGGGCATGCTGGCCGTGCAGAACGGCACGCAGCCGCTGCTGCTGGCTGAGCGGCTCCGGGCGATGGTCCCGGCCAACCAGCTCGGCAAGTCCGGTGGCAAGGGTAAAGGTAAGGGCAAGGAGCAGGCCACGGAAGGGCTCGCTGACCTGGGCCGGGCCGCTTGA
- a CDS encoding flagellar FlbD family protein, giving the protein MIVVTRLNGTRFAVNPDVIERIHESPDTHLVTLDGATYVVLESLSEVVELIADYRAYVLRRARDLPPATGHPLSIVRTPEE; this is encoded by the coding sequence ATGATCGTTGTCACCCGCCTCAACGGCACCCGCTTCGCGGTAAATCCGGACGTCATCGAACGGATCCACGAAAGCCCGGACACGCATCTGGTCACGCTCGACGGCGCCACGTATGTGGTGCTGGAAAGCCTCAGCGAGGTGGTAGAGCTCATCGCGGACTACCGGGCCTATGTTCTCCGACGGGCACGGGACCTGCCACCCGCCACCGGGCACCCGCTCAGCATTGTCCGGACACCCGAGGAGTAA
- a CDS encoding flagellar hook protein FlgE, protein MLRSLYSGISGLRAHQTMLDVTGNNIANVNTTGFKASATQFQDTLSQMTQAAAAGQDGAAGSNPAQIGLGVRVAGISTNFGQGSAQSTGRGSDMMISGDGFFITGKGAQNFYTRAGAFEPDSEGRLVSPDGGILQGWTAANGVLNTGGPLGNIVLSPNTTSPATATTRTSLEGNLPSDAAVGTVVERQVKVFNADGAARTLNLTFSSTGAGWDVAGADANGATGTSAMTFQNGALTSGGTMAVGGITVDLAAVTGYAGMSTLTVGTRNGSEAGKLESYTLAADGSLVGSFSNGSREVLARVALARFANPGGLEKAGGSSYVATGNSGAAQVGTPGQAGMGTLATGSLEMSNVDLSQEFTNLIVAQRGFQANARIITTSDEVLQELSNLKR, encoded by the coding sequence ATGTTGCGTTCCCTGTACTCCGGCATCTCCGGACTCCGCGCCCACCAGACCATGCTTGACGTCACCGGCAACAACATTGCCAACGTGAACACCACCGGATTCAAGGCGTCCGCAACCCAGTTCCAGGACACGCTCTCGCAGATGACGCAGGCAGCCGCCGCCGGACAGGATGGCGCCGCGGGATCCAACCCTGCCCAGATCGGCCTTGGCGTGCGGGTGGCGGGCATCAGCACCAACTTCGGCCAGGGCTCGGCGCAGAGCACCGGGCGCGGCTCGGACATGATGATCTCCGGCGACGGCTTCTTCATCACGGGTAAGGGTGCCCAGAACTTCTACACCCGCGCCGGAGCTTTCGAACCGGACAGCGAGGGCCGCCTGGTCAGCCCGGACGGCGGCATCCTGCAGGGCTGGACAGCGGCCAACGGGGTGCTCAACACGGGCGGCCCGTTGGGCAACATCGTGCTCTCGCCCAACACAACCTCCCCGGCCACGGCCACTACCCGGACCTCTTTGGAAGGCAACCTGCCCTCCGACGCGGCGGTGGGGACCGTCGTCGAACGCCAGGTGAAGGTGTTCAACGCCGACGGTGCCGCGCGCACACTCAACCTGACCTTCAGCAGTACGGGCGCCGGCTGGGACGTGGCGGGCGCGGACGCCAACGGCGCCACGGGGACGTCCGCCATGACCTTTCAGAACGGTGCCCTCACCTCCGGCGGAACCATGGCCGTTGGCGGCATCACCGTGGACCTGGCTGCGGTCACCGGTTACGCGGGGATGAGCACGCTGACCGTGGGCACCCGGAACGGTTCCGAGGCCGGCAAGCTGGAGTCCTACACCCTGGCTGCCGACGGTTCCCTGGTGGGCTCTTTCAGCAACGGCAGCCGGGAGGTGCTTGCGCGCGTGGCTCTGGCCCGGTTCGCCAACCCCGGCGGACTGGAGAAAGCCGGCGGCTCCAGCTACGTTGCCACCGGAAACTCGGGAGCGGCCCAGGTGGGAACGCCGGGGCAGGCAGGCATGGGCACCCTGGCCACGGGATCGCTGGAGATGTCCAACGTGGACCTCTCCCAGGAATTCACCAACCTGATCGTTGCCCAGCGGGGATTCCAGGCGAACGCGCGCATCATCACCACCTCGGACGAAGTGCTGCAGGAGCTGTCTAACCTGAAGCGCTAG
- a CDS encoding flagellar hook assembly protein FlgD has translation MTVQPVGAATLQTGNAARQPVQSLDSDTFMKLLVTQLKYQDPGAPMDTNQMMAQSVQLSMMEKMTELSTGAKESFSLQMRTAAAQIVGSEVAYTLPDGTAGSGIASAVSFTTGVPVVTVGNSKVPLDSISGISVPAST, from the coding sequence ATGACCGTCCAACCCGTCGGCGCCGCCACCCTGCAGACCGGAAACGCGGCGCGCCAGCCGGTGCAGTCCCTGGACTCGGACACCTTCATGAAGCTGCTGGTCACGCAGCTCAAGTACCAGGATCCGGGCGCCCCGATGGACACCAACCAGATGATGGCGCAGTCCGTACAGCTGTCCATGATGGAGAAAATGACCGAGCTCTCCACCGGCGCCAAGGAGAGTTTCTCGCTCCAGATGCGCACCGCGGCGGCGCAGATCGTCGGTTCCGAGGTGGCGTACACCCTGCCTGACGGAACCGCCGGCTCCGGGATAGCCAGCGCGGTCTCCTTCACCACCGGCGTGCCCGTGGTGACCGTGGGCAACAGCAAAGTACCGCTCGACTCAATCTCCGGGATCAGCGTCCCGGCCAGCACGTAA
- a CDS encoding flagellar hook-length control protein FliK, which yields MPLLAAAPAAGPAPVPGGNADAGASFGAALQEVLALPAGGDDSHGPGRNASDDGDTTTGAQPDLSAGAVGVMPALVVPALVVPGQNQVLPPGSGAAVQQPETPAAALAPAPSVGSAQAQPALAAPGRELQPVAGDQLGLAVPGTQASSSPVAEHPASSRSVTAQVRQQSLEPSQPQLSLSGQGTVAATPAIQLAPAVQTAQPAAPFSPPSAAPGFAAGSLAPQLAGPLFSLAAAGPGQHVVTLKVTPEDLGPVTVRAHIDGAGVRIELFAPGDAGRDALRTILPELRRSLTESGLTGSGLGASLDLSDHEAPPGRDANGHSGHPGTRGHPGPPQTAPAPAVTAAAVPARAAVVLPVDGAGSLDILA from the coding sequence GTGCCGCTCCTGGCAGCTGCTCCCGCGGCGGGGCCAGCGCCGGTTCCGGGCGGGAACGCCGACGCCGGGGCATCGTTTGGTGCCGCGCTGCAGGAGGTCCTCGCACTGCCAGCGGGCGGCGACGACAGCCACGGCCCGGGCAGAAACGCGTCCGACGACGGCGACACCACCACGGGTGCGCAGCCGGACCTTTCGGCCGGTGCGGTGGGGGTGATGCCCGCACTGGTGGTGCCGGCACTGGTGGTGCCGGGCCAGAACCAGGTCCTGCCGCCCGGGAGCGGGGCCGCTGTTCAACAACCGGAGACTCCGGCAGCGGCCTTGGCGCCCGCCCCGTCCGTCGGTTCCGCTCAGGCGCAGCCCGCCCTCGCCGCGCCAGGCCGGGAACTGCAGCCCGTGGCCGGAGATCAACTCGGACTCGCGGTGCCCGGCACCCAGGCCAGCTCCTCGCCGGTTGCCGAACACCCGGCGTCGAGCCGGTCGGTAACAGCGCAGGTCCGGCAGCAATCCCTGGAACCGTCCCAGCCCCAGCTTTCCCTTTCCGGCCAGGGCACGGTCGCTGCGACGCCGGCCATCCAGCTCGCGCCTGCGGTTCAGACTGCCCAGCCCGCTGCACCCTTCAGCCCGCCCAGCGCTGCTCCCGGGTTCGCCGCGGGCTCACTGGCGCCGCAGCTGGCCGGCCCGTTGTTTTCCCTGGCGGCGGCGGGTCCAGGGCAGCATGTGGTGACCCTGAAAGTTACGCCCGAGGACCTGGGTCCTGTCACCGTCCGCGCCCACATAGACGGCGCGGGCGTGCGGATCGAACTGTTCGCCCCCGGGGATGCCGGCCGGGACGCGCTCCGGACCATCCTGCCCGAACTCCGCCGCAGCCTCACCGAATCCGGGCTCACAGGGTCCGGCCTGGGCGCCAGCCTGGACCTGTCCGACCACGAAGCACCGCCCGGCCGGGACGCCAATGGGCACAGCGGGCACCCCGGAACCCGCGGGCACCCGGGACCGCCACAAACCGCCCCGGCACCCGCCGTGACCGCTGCCGCGGTCCCGGCGCGCGCCGCCGTCGTACTTCCCGTAGACGGCGCCGGAAGCCTGGACATCCTGGCATGA
- a CDS encoding C40 family peptidase has translation MSMTDIIGRIGTIESMIEQLSTPIRAQKSSAVPAAAANAAAFETALAAAAGGTSAGSSLAADGLTALTGAGTLSGVAGLGAGIPASPVQAGSATGTDVAATAKKYIGVPYVWGGTNPATGMDCSGFVQRVFKDLGVELPRVVSDQMKVGTPVASLAEAKPGDLLVSFGGEHISIYLGNGKAIDAPVPGQTIQIRDAWEQQSNLTAIRRIVPAAGAS, from the coding sequence ATGAGCATGACCGACATCATCGGCCGGATCGGGACCATTGAGTCCATGATCGAGCAGCTGTCCACGCCCATCAGGGCACAGAAAAGCAGCGCTGTACCCGCCGCGGCCGCCAACGCCGCCGCCTTTGAAACCGCCCTGGCAGCTGCCGCCGGCGGGACCTCAGCGGGTTCCTCGCTGGCTGCCGACGGCCTCACCGCGCTCACCGGCGCCGGGACACTTTCCGGCGTTGCCGGCCTTGGCGCGGGCATCCCGGCCTCACCGGTGCAGGCCGGATCGGCGACGGGCACCGACGTGGCGGCCACGGCCAAGAAATACATCGGCGTCCCGTACGTGTGGGGCGGCACCAACCCGGCCACCGGCATGGACTGCTCCGGGTTCGTCCAGCGCGTGTTCAAGGACCTCGGCGTGGAGCTTCCGCGGGTGGTCAGCGACCAAATGAAGGTGGGAACGCCCGTGGCGTCGCTGGCCGAGGCCAAACCCGGAGACCTGCTGGTGAGCTTCGGCGGCGAACACATCTCCATCTACCTGGGCAACGGCAAAGCCATCGACGCACCAGTCCCCGGCCAGACCATCCAGATCCGCGACGCCTGGGAACAGCAGTCCAACCTGACCGCCATCCGCAGGATTGTTCCGGCAGCGGGGGCATCGTGA
- a CDS encoding flagellar FliJ family protein: protein MNRHFPLAGLLRLRKLQEDQAAAGMSRAASRSRTAGDRRAAARTELGESGATAASSASLLAIAAARASSQSMLADLDALAAAADEQLAEARADYTQARRSAVGLEKLEGRHHAERAAADLLAEQGALDEIACTAWHRTAGEASP, encoded by the coding sequence ATGAACCGCCACTTTCCCCTCGCCGGGCTCCTCCGCCTGCGCAAGCTGCAGGAAGACCAGGCAGCCGCCGGGATGTCGCGGGCCGCTTCACGGTCCCGTACAGCGGGTGACCGCCGTGCCGCTGCGCGGACCGAACTGGGGGAATCCGGTGCCACCGCCGCAAGTTCAGCGAGCCTGCTGGCAATCGCCGCTGCCCGTGCTTCATCGCAGAGCATGCTCGCGGACCTGGACGCGCTCGCCGCCGCGGCGGACGAACAGCTCGCCGAGGCCCGGGCAGATTACACGCAGGCGCGGCGCAGCGCCGTCGGCCTGGAAAAACTGGAGGGCAGGCACCACGCCGAGCGCGCCGCCGCCGATCTGTTAGCCGAGCAGGGCGCCCTCGACGAAATTGCCTGCACCGCCTGGCACCGCACCGCAGGGGAGGCCTCGCCATGA
- a CDS encoding FliI/YscN family ATPase: MTSIWRPYGPRFADALQAAAPERTGTVTAVLGLGLEVAGLDCAVGDLITVGKPPGLDAEVVASVSGGLRCMPLGRLTGVAAGDPARSKGKPLMVPTGTGLFGRVLDGLGRPIDGKGPLVTGRHVPADNESPSAMHRARVEAPLHTGVRVLDTMATLGRGQRMGLFAGSGVGKSSLLSMVARGTDAEVSVIALVGERGREVREFLEDDLGAEGLARSVVVVATSDEPALMRLRCAVTATRIAESFREAGRDVVLMMDSLTRVAMAQREIGLSAGEPPATRGYPPSTFSLLARLLERAGTAETGSVTGIYTVLVDGDDHNEPIADAARSILDGHVVLDRKLAVAGHFPSVDVLGSVSRVASKVNAPGNTAVAAVLRKTLAARRNAQDLIDVGAYHRGTNPLVDAALDNEAAINSFLQQRMDDSTPHRDSWQALTALTSRLGATLEGAA, encoded by the coding sequence ATGACTTCGATATGGCGCCCGTACGGCCCGCGTTTCGCCGACGCGCTCCAGGCCGCCGCCCCGGAACGGACCGGCACCGTTACGGCTGTGCTGGGTCTCGGGCTCGAGGTCGCTGGACTGGACTGCGCCGTGGGTGACCTCATCACAGTGGGCAAGCCTCCCGGCCTCGACGCCGAGGTGGTCGCCTCGGTCAGTGGCGGGCTCCGTTGCATGCCGTTGGGCCGCCTGACCGGCGTAGCAGCCGGAGACCCGGCCCGGTCAAAAGGAAAGCCACTGATGGTTCCTACCGGCACCGGGCTGTTCGGACGGGTCCTTGACGGCCTGGGCCGCCCCATTGACGGGAAAGGGCCGCTGGTCACCGGGCGCCATGTCCCGGCGGACAACGAATCACCGTCCGCCATGCACCGCGCCCGGGTGGAGGCGCCCCTGCACACCGGCGTCCGGGTGCTGGACACCATGGCCACCCTGGGGCGGGGCCAGCGCATGGGACTGTTTGCCGGATCGGGCGTAGGAAAGTCCTCGCTGCTGTCCATGGTGGCCCGCGGCACCGACGCCGAAGTCTCCGTCATCGCCCTGGTGGGGGAGCGTGGCCGCGAAGTCCGCGAATTCCTGGAAGACGACCTTGGAGCCGAAGGCCTGGCCCGGTCCGTGGTGGTGGTGGCAACCTCGGACGAACCCGCCCTGATGCGCCTGCGCTGTGCCGTGACCGCCACCCGGATCGCCGAATCCTTCCGCGAAGCCGGAAGGGACGTGGTCCTGATGATGGACTCACTGACACGCGTGGCCATGGCCCAGCGCGAGATCGGCCTGTCCGCCGGAGAGCCACCGGCAACGCGCGGCTACCCGCCGTCCACGTTTTCGCTCCTGGCCCGGCTGCTGGAACGCGCCGGCACCGCTGAAACAGGATCCGTCACCGGGATTTATACAGTCCTGGTGGACGGTGATGACCATAACGAACCCATCGCCGACGCCGCCCGCTCCATCCTGGACGGTCACGTGGTCCTGGACCGCAAGCTGGCAGTTGCCGGGCATTTTCCATCGGTTGACGTGCTGGGATCTGTCTCGCGCGTAGCTTCCAAAGTCAACGCCCCGGGCAACACCGCGGTGGCGGCGGTGCTGCGGAAGACCCTGGCGGCCCGCCGGAACGCGCAGGACCTCATCGACGTCGGCGCTTATCACCGGGGCACCAACCCGCTGGTGGATGCCGCCCTGGACAACGAGGCCGCCATCAACAGCTTCCTGCAGCAGCGGATGGACGATTCCACCCCCCACCGCGACTCCTGGCAGGCCCTCACCGCCCTCACTTCACGCCTCGGAGCCACGCTCGAAGGAGCCGCATGA
- a CDS encoding FliH/SctL family protein gives MSTEARFTETTPARVLFPRVQATAPSDAQDRGFTQGHAAGYAAGLRAAAAEQERQTLQRRAEYDAALASARESSDRAVALLAAAGAAFQERFELVLQDAEAVLAAGTIDLAEAVLGYELLDGERTASAALRRALGTGSRGGNPGGNGNGSDVNPGQRTGPDVAAVSLNPADLHILEATGAVTAARAAGVEVVPDPALSRGDAVARYPNGWLDARLGAALDRARAALLDPESQVLPPENPGGRA, from the coding sequence TTGTCTACTGAGGCGCGGTTTACTGAAACGACCCCGGCCCGGGTCCTTTTCCCGCGGGTCCAGGCCACCGCGCCCTCCGATGCGCAGGACCGCGGCTTTACCCAAGGGCACGCTGCGGGGTACGCCGCCGGCCTCCGCGCCGCAGCGGCCGAGCAGGAACGGCAGACGCTGCAACGCCGGGCCGAATACGACGCAGCCCTGGCGTCCGCCCGTGAATCCTCGGACCGGGCTGTGGCCCTGCTCGCCGCTGCCGGTGCCGCCTTCCAGGAACGCTTCGAACTTGTCCTGCAGGACGCAGAGGCGGTGCTCGCCGCGGGCACTATTGACCTCGCCGAGGCGGTGCTGGGCTACGAGTTGCTCGACGGCGAACGCACCGCCAGTGCGGCGCTGCGCCGTGCGCTGGGCACTGGAAGCCGCGGCGGGAACCCCGGCGGCAACGGCAACGGTTCAGACGTGAATCCCGGCCAGCGTACCGGCCCCGATGTGGCGGCGGTGAGCCTGAACCCTGCAGACCTCCACATCCTCGAAGCTACGGGTGCCGTCACCGCGGCCCGTGCTGCCGGCGTCGAAGTTGTCCCTGATCCGGCACTGTCGCGGGGGGATGCCGTTGCGCGGTATCCCAACGGATGGCTGGATGCCCGGCTGGGCGCCGCACTGGACCGGGCCCGCGCCGCCCTCCTGGACCCGGAAAGCCAGGTCTTGCCTCCGGAAAATCCCGGAGGACGTGCATGA
- the fliG gene encoding flagellar motor switch protein FliG gives MTSGQSAAELAMLSGAQKAAVVLMQMSPDSAAAVMAQFSESEAEDIAAEIVRLRRVSPAVADQVMGEFHDIAVSGRRVARGGQELAVGLLEASFGADKAAGFMDRLASTMAGKSFEFLEVMDSGQILALIDSELPQTIALVLAHLRPAKASAVMTGLGDAQRSDVARCIAVMGSPTPEAVGIVAETLKKRSGAVVSQGKSTETVGGIQPLVDIINRSDVATERSVLDGLETLDPALATEVRARMLTFVDIVKLERRDIQQILRGVAPEVLAVAMKGAPAVVLDAVRTNVSGRNQEILEAEMANAGPVRTSQVEEARADIVKSIRELEASGAIVVRRGEEDDLVY, from the coding sequence ATGACCTCCGGACAGTCCGCCGCTGAGCTCGCCATGCTGTCCGGCGCCCAGAAGGCAGCGGTGGTCCTCATGCAGATGAGCCCCGACAGCGCCGCCGCCGTTATGGCCCAGTTCTCAGAATCCGAAGCAGAGGACATCGCCGCCGAGATCGTCCGCCTGCGCCGTGTATCGCCAGCCGTCGCCGACCAGGTGATGGGCGAATTCCACGACATCGCCGTCAGCGGGCGGCGGGTTGCCCGCGGAGGCCAGGAACTCGCCGTCGGGCTCCTCGAGGCATCCTTCGGCGCGGACAAGGCGGCGGGCTTCATGGACCGCCTCGCCTCCACCATGGCCGGGAAGTCCTTCGAATTCCTGGAGGTGATGGACTCCGGCCAGATCCTGGCACTCATCGACAGCGAACTGCCGCAGACCATAGCCCTGGTGCTGGCACACCTGCGTCCCGCCAAGGCCTCCGCCGTGATGACCGGACTCGGTGACGCACAGCGCAGCGATGTGGCGCGCTGCATCGCGGTGATGGGCTCACCCACCCCCGAAGCTGTGGGCATCGTGGCAGAGACGCTGAAGAAGCGCTCCGGTGCCGTGGTTTCGCAGGGAAAATCCACGGAAACCGTTGGCGGGATCCAGCCCCTCGTGGACATCATCAACCGCTCCGATGTGGCCACCGAACGGTCCGTTCTGGACGGCTTGGAAACCCTGGACCCGGCACTGGCCACCGAAGTCCGGGCCAGGATGCTGACATTTGTGGACATCGTGAAGTTGGAGCGGCGGGACATCCAGCAGATCCTGCGGGGCGTGGCACCCGAAGTTCTGGCGGTGGCGATGAAGGGCGCACCGGCGGTTGTCCTCGATGCCGTCCGGACCAACGTCTCCGGCCGCAACCAGGAGATCCTCGAAGCCGAGATGGCCAACGCCGGACCCGTCAGGACGTCCCAGGTGGAGGAGGCCCGCGCGGACATCGTCAAGTCCATCCGCGAGCTCGAGGCCAGCGGCGCGATCGTGGTGCGGCGCGGCGAGGAGGACGATCTTGTCTACTGA
- the fliF gene encoding flagellar basal-body MS-ring/collar protein FliF, with protein MPPQITAFFTRMGSGIKGFSAAQRTLAIIGVAVLVLGTVALTSWLAKPAYTPLFSGLKDTDANGIVEQLRKDNVPYEIANGGSTILVPEEKVYDERLKAAAAGLPSAAATGYSLLDKLGVTSSEFQQSVTYKRALEGELATTIQAMEGVKAAAVRLAIPEKSVFVDKTPDATASVFVETQPGTTLSPDKVQAVVHLTSAAIENLKPANVSVVDSQGNVLSTVGGGAAGSSSKQAGEYQERTTDSVKAVLDSVVGPGNATVAVAADVTGESAQQRSETFTAAADVPALSESTKSETYTGTGGGAAGVLGPDNIAVPGGTNGNSTFDSTDSTKNNAVNKVTEDRIIPQGAVKRQTISVAINQAAAAGVNLASVRSLVTSAAGADPARGDVVTVEVLPFSTAAADNAAASLAEAKAEAEAAQQGELMKTLVIAGSILLAALALIVVALISWRRRQRREPVDLGIGIEYPVAPVTALEPAPATSAIQLPLAEPLPLPGADVLDGERRRAQIEAMVAESPARTADYLRGLMDERQSV; from the coding sequence ATGCCGCCACAAATCACTGCGTTCTTCACCCGGATGGGTTCCGGGATCAAGGGATTCTCCGCAGCCCAGCGCACTCTGGCGATCATCGGCGTCGCAGTGCTTGTCCTCGGTACCGTCGCCCTGACGTCCTGGCTGGCCAAACCCGCCTACACGCCGCTGTTCTCGGGCCTGAAGGACACGGACGCCAACGGCATCGTGGAGCAGCTGCGCAAGGACAACGTCCCTTACGAGATAGCCAATGGCGGCTCCACCATCCTGGTTCCCGAGGAAAAGGTTTACGACGAGCGGCTCAAGGCCGCCGCTGCTGGGCTGCCGTCCGCCGCGGCAACGGGATACTCGCTGCTGGACAAGCTGGGCGTCACGTCGTCGGAGTTCCAGCAGTCGGTCACCTACAAACGGGCCCTGGAAGGTGAACTTGCCACCACCATCCAAGCGATGGAAGGCGTCAAGGCGGCCGCCGTGCGGCTCGCCATCCCGGAAAAGTCGGTGTTCGTGGACAAGACCCCGGACGCCACTGCGTCGGTCTTCGTCGAGACCCAGCCAGGCACCACCCTCTCTCCGGACAAGGTGCAGGCCGTGGTGCACCTGACCTCCGCGGCCATCGAAAACCTTAAGCCGGCCAACGTCTCAGTGGTGGATTCCCAGGGCAATGTCCTCTCGACCGTGGGCGGTGGAGCGGCGGGCTCCTCCTCCAAGCAGGCGGGCGAGTACCAGGAACGCACCACGGATTCCGTCAAAGCCGTCCTGGACAGCGTGGTGGGACCCGGGAATGCCACCGTGGCCGTTGCCGCCGATGTGACAGGGGAATCCGCCCAGCAGCGCAGTGAGACGTTCACCGCGGCTGCTGATGTGCCGGCCCTGAGTGAAAGCACCAAGTCCGAGACCTACACGGGAACCGGTGGGGGAGCCGCCGGAGTCCTGGGCCCGGACAATATCGCCGTACCCGGCGGCACCAACGGCAATAGCACCTTTGATTCCACGGACAGCACCAAGAACAACGCCGTCAACAAGGTCACCGAGGACCGCATCATTCCCCAAGGCGCGGTTAAGCGTCAGACGATCTCCGTGGCCATCAACCAGGCAGCCGCCGCAGGGGTCAACCTGGCATCGGTCCGGTCCCTGGTCACCTCGGCCGCGGGAGCCGACCCCGCCCGTGGCGATGTGGTCACCGTGGAGGTGCTCCCCTTCAGCACCGCGGCGGCGGACAACGCCGCCGCATCTTTGGCAGAAGCCAAAGCCGAGGCCGAGGCTGCCCAGCAGGGCGAGTTGATGAAGACGCTGGTCATCGCCGGCAGCATCCTGCTGGCGGCACTGGCTCTCATCGTGGTGGCGCTCATTTCGTGGCGCCGGCGGCAGCGCCGCGAGCCTGTGGACCTCGGCATCGGCATCGAATACCCGGTGGCCCCCGTAACCGCGCTGGAGCCGGCGCCGGCCACGTCAGCCATCCAGCTGCCGCTCGCGGAACCGCTGCCGCTCCCGGGCGCTGACGTGCTGGACGGGGAACGCCGCCGCGCCCAGATCGAGGCCATGGTGGCCGAAAGCCCGGCCCGTACCGCTGACTACCTCCGCGGCCTGATGGACGAGAGGCAGTCCGTATGA
- the fliE gene encoding flagellar hook-basal body complex protein FliE — translation MPIDALGPISGLGALGRAVQPVQGTGYSDGAVSAAGAASGGGFATALTGALDNLQQLQSTSRELAVSAVTGNLDDIHAATLASSRAQITLELVAAVRNKGVDAFNEIMRMQA, via the coding sequence ATGCCCATCGACGCACTCGGACCCATCAGCGGACTTGGCGCACTGGGCCGCGCCGTCCAGCCCGTGCAGGGCACCGGCTACAGCGACGGCGCAGTATCCGCCGCAGGCGCGGCATCCGGCGGTGGATTCGCCACCGCCCTGACTGGCGCCCTAGACAACCTCCAGCAGCTTCAGTCCACATCCAGAGAGCTGGCGGTCTCCGCCGTCACCGGCAACCTGGACGACATCCACGCTGCCACGCTCGCCTCCAGCCGCGCCCAGATCACCCTGGAGCTGGTGGCCGCCGTCCGCAACAAGGGCGTTGACGCCTTCAACGAGATCATGAGGATGCAGGCCTGA
- a CDS encoding flagellar basal body rod protein FlgC, whose protein sequence is MTFDAIGIAGTALTVHRKWLDAVSDNLANMNNAARTDGEAFRARYIEAAEGTDGTGVYVRSTPEGDAEGRMVYQPDHPLADAEGYVRYPDIDLAEQMGALIVAQRGYQANAQVVDRARETYLAALEIGKA, encoded by the coding sequence ATGACCTTTGACGCCATCGGAATCGCAGGCACCGCCCTCACCGTGCACCGGAAGTGGCTGGACGCCGTCTCGGACAACCTGGCCAACATGAACAACGCCGCCCGCACCGACGGTGAAGCCTTCCGGGCGCGCTACATCGAAGCAGCCGAAGGAACGGACGGCACCGGAGTCTACGTGCGGAGCACTCCGGAAGGTGACGCCGAAGGCCGGATGGTCTACCAGCCGGACCACCCCCTTGCTGATGCGGAAGGCTACGTCCGTTACCCGGACATTGATCTCGCCGAGCAGATGGGCGCCCTCATCGTGGCCCAGCGCGGCTACCAGGCCAACGCCCAAGTGGTCGACCGCGCCCGCGAAACGTATCTGGCAGCACTTGAGATCGGAAAAGCCTGA